The Virgibacillus dokdonensis genome includes a window with the following:
- the wecB gene encoding non-hydrolyzing UDP-N-acetylglucosamine 2-epimerase, with product MTRNRIKVMTIFGTRPEAIKMAPLVLELNKRSEEFESIVTVTAQHREMLDQVLDIFDITPDYDLNIMKKQQTLAQITTRALEGLDEVMKKTQPDIVLVHGDTTTTFAASLAAYYNQIAVGHVEAGLRTWNKYSPYPEEMNRQLTGVMADLHFAPTEKSKANLLQENKPSERIAVTGNTAIDALKTTVDPSYTSPILDRIAGKRLILMTAHRRENLGKNMQQMFRAIKRLVETHDDVHVIYPVHLNPVVKQAADEILGNDTRIDLIEPLGVVDFHNFASRAHLILTDSGGVQEEAPSLGVPVLVLRDTTERPEGIEAGTLKLAGTEEEPIYQMANELLTNKQSHEKMAKASNPYGDGQASRRIADTIVDYFDK from the coding sequence ATGACACGTAATCGGATAAAAGTAATGACGATTTTTGGAACCAGGCCAGAAGCTATTAAAATGGCTCCGCTCGTTCTCGAGTTGAACAAGCGCAGTGAGGAATTTGAATCCATTGTCACTGTGACTGCACAACATCGTGAAATGCTAGATCAAGTGTTGGATATTTTTGACATTACCCCAGATTATGATTTGAATATTATGAAGAAGCAGCAAACACTAGCGCAAATTACGACAAGAGCGTTAGAGGGGCTGGACGAAGTAATGAAAAAGACGCAGCCTGATATTGTGCTTGTTCATGGAGACACAACTACTACGTTTGCTGCTTCTCTTGCTGCATATTACAACCAAATTGCAGTAGGTCACGTAGAAGCTGGTCTAAGGACGTGGAATAAGTACTCTCCTTATCCAGAAGAAATGAATCGCCAATTAACCGGGGTTATGGCAGATTTACACTTTGCTCCAACGGAAAAATCAAAAGCGAATTTATTACAGGAAAATAAACCTAGTGAACGAATTGCTGTTACAGGAAATACAGCTATTGATGCACTGAAAACTACGGTAGATCCTTCGTACACGAGTCCAATTTTAGATCGTATAGCAGGAAAACGACTTATTCTAATGACTGCACATCGGAGAGAGAACCTAGGGAAAAATATGCAGCAAATGTTTAGAGCAATTAAACGTTTAGTGGAAACGCATGATGATGTTCACGTTATTTATCCAGTACACTTGAATCCTGTTGTGAAACAAGCAGCAGATGAGATTTTAGGAAATGATACACGCATTGACCTAATTGAACCTTTGGGTGTCGTTGACTTTCATAATTTCGCGTCACGTGCACACTTAATATTGACAGATTCTGGTGGTGTACAGGAAGAAGCACCATCGCTTGGAGTTCCTGTCCTTGTTTTAAGGGATACAACAGAGCGTCCAGAAGGCATTGAAGCTGGAACGTTGAAATTAGCTGGAACAGAGGAAGAGCCTATTTATCAAATGGCAAATGAATTGTTAACGAATAAACAATCTCATGAGAAGATGGCAAAAGCGTCCAACCCTTACGGTGATGGACAAGCCTCCCGCAGAATTGCTGATACAATTGTGGATTATTTTGATAAATAA
- the upp gene encoding uracil phosphoribosyltransferase: MGKVFVLDHPLIQHKLTYIRDKNTGTKEFRELVDEVSMLMAFEITRDLPLQEKTIETPVIETKANVLAGKKIGLVPILRAGLGMVDGMLDLIPAAKVGHVGLYRDPNTLQPVEYYIKLPSDIHERELIVIDPMLATGGSANDAIHSLKNRGAKHVKLMCLIAAPEGVEVIKQEHPDVDIYLGAMDEKLDEKGYIIPGLGDAGDRLFGTK, encoded by the coding sequence ATGGGAAAAGTATTTGTACTTGATCACCCATTAATTCAACATAAACTAACGTACATAAGAGATAAAAACACGGGTACTAAAGAGTTTCGTGAGCTAGTCGATGAAGTCTCCATGCTTATGGCATTTGAAATTACACGAGACCTTCCTTTACAAGAAAAAACGATTGAAACGCCAGTAATAGAAACCAAAGCAAATGTACTAGCAGGCAAAAAAATTGGTTTAGTACCTATTCTGCGTGCAGGATTAGGGATGGTAGACGGAATGCTTGATTTAATACCTGCTGCTAAGGTAGGTCATGTTGGGCTTTACCGTGATCCTAATACATTACAGCCAGTTGAATACTATATAAAATTACCTTCTGATATTCATGAGCGTGAATTGATCGTTATCGACCCTATGTTAGCGACAGGTGGTTCGGCAAATGATGCTATCCATTCATTGAAAAATAGGGGAGCAAAGCATGTAAAGTTGATGTGTTTAATAGCTGCACCAGAAGGCGTAGAAGTAATTAAGCAAGAGCACCCTGATGTTGATATTTACTTAGGTGCGATGGATGAAAAGTTGGATGAAAAAGGCTACATTATTCCTGGATTAGGAGACGCTGGCGATCGACTTTTCGGGACAAAGTAG